One region of Gloeocapsopsis sp. IPPAS B-1203 genomic DNA includes:
- a CDS encoding DUF202 domain-containing protein produces MNDPLPTRTPNIQAELAKERNRAAAERTLMAWIRTCLALISFGFGIDRIVSAIRSLQPESFNPVRFSRILGLAFVALGTYAMIMASIEHRQELKRIQREEDYLYRSRRSLGLSVAIALVCIGIIAFIGILF; encoded by the coding sequence ATGAATGACCCGCTTCCTACTCGCACACCGAACATTCAAGCTGAACTTGCCAAAGAGCGTAACCGCGCGGCAGCTGAGCGTACTTTAATGGCATGGATTCGGACTTGTTTAGCACTAATCAGCTTTGGATTTGGGATTGATCGAATTGTCAGTGCTATTCGTAGCTTACAACCTGAAAGCTTCAATCCTGTACGATTTTCTCGGATTCTTGGTTTAGCTTTTGTTGCGTTAGGAACGTATGCCATGATTATGGCATCAATCGAGCATCGTCAAGAACTCAAGCGTATTCAACGTGAAGAAGATTATCTTTATAGATCGCGTCGTTCTCTAGGGTTAAGTGTCGCGATCGCACTCGTTTGTATTGGCATTATTGCGTTTATCGGAATTTTGTTTTAA
- a CDS encoding prohibitin family protein: MQVRFDAINGFKSGAFLAGGIALLLAAVFFKPFAIVNAGERGVVMRFGKVQDTVLDEGIHPIMPVVTTVRSLNVRVQESSFNSDAASKDLQKVTTEISLNWHIDPARVNKVYQQVGSEEQIITGIITPAVSEVLKAATAKKTAEQIITERTDLKEEIDKQLENRLANYGVVVDDVSLVNFAFSPEFSKAIESKQIAEQEAKQAEFIALRASKEAIAEVNRAKGQAEAQRLQRLTLTSELLQKQAIEKWDGRFPTVMGGNGTLPLINIDAASVTSRK, from the coding sequence ATGCAAGTTAGATTTGATGCTATTAATGGTTTCAAGTCGGGAGCTTTCTTGGCAGGTGGTATTGCACTTTTACTTGCAGCAGTTTTCTTCAAACCTTTTGCCATCGTTAATGCTGGTGAAAGAGGGGTTGTCATGCGCTTCGGTAAAGTTCAAGATACAGTTTTAGATGAAGGCATTCATCCAATTATGCCAGTGGTGACTACTGTTAGAAGTCTCAATGTACGGGTGCAAGAAAGTAGTTTTAATTCTGACGCAGCTTCTAAAGATTTACAGAAAGTGACTACAGAAATTTCGCTGAACTGGCATATTGATCCGGCAAGAGTCAATAAGGTTTATCAACAAGTTGGCAGTGAAGAACAAATCATTACTGGAATTATTACTCCGGCAGTATCAGAAGTCCTCAAGGCAGCTACTGCTAAAAAAACCGCTGAACAAATTATTACTGAAAGAACAGATCTCAAAGAAGAAATTGATAAACAACTTGAAAATCGCCTAGCCAATTATGGTGTTGTTGTTGATGATGTCTCGCTTGTGAATTTTGCCTTCTCGCCAGAGTTTAGTAAGGCAATTGAATCAAAACAAATTGCTGAACAAGAAGCAAAACAAGCAGAGTTTATTGCTTTAAGAGCATCTAAGGAGGCGATCGCCGAAGTCAACCGTGCCAAAGGACAAGCAGAAGCACAAAGACTGCAAAGACTAACACTAACCTCAGAACTCCTGCAAAAACAAGCAATAGAAAAGTGGGATGGTCGTTTTCCTACCGTAATGGGCGGTAACGGGACACTACCGTTGATTAATATCGATGCTGCTAGTGTAACGAGTCGCAAGTAA
- a CDS encoding DUF202 domain-containing protein, translating into MSQQPTNITNELAKQRNRAAAERTLVSWIQNCLTLIGFGIAFDRIFNAVNQTFSRNDATLNAQIAQIVGLSAIALGIFLLVLAIISYLKDVRSIAQSDYLYRPIHTSTAFVVTAIILFGLVTLVAIFMTTVLISKIQIFLPA; encoded by the coding sequence GTGTCTCAGCAACCAACTAATATTACCAATGAACTTGCCAAACAACGCAATCGAGCGGCGGCGGAACGAACTTTGGTTAGTTGGATTCAAAATTGCTTGACGCTAATTGGTTTTGGTATTGCTTTTGATCGCATTTTCAACGCCGTAAATCAGACGTTTTCTAGAAATGATGCCACACTGAATGCACAAATAGCTCAGATTGTTGGCTTAAGCGCGATCGCACTCGGTATTTTTCTTTTAGTTTTAGCCATCATCAGCTACCTCAAAGATGTTCGTTCGATTGCACAATCTGACTATTTATACCGACCAATTCATACTTCGACTGCATTCGTCGTTACTGCAATTATTCTATTTGGGCTAGTGACTCTCGTTGCTATTTTTATGACTACAGTATTAATTTCTAAAATCCAAATTTTCTTACCAGCCTAA